The Nicotiana tabacum cultivar K326 chromosome 14, ASM71507v2, whole genome shotgun sequence genome contains a region encoding:
- the LOC107828678 gene encoding uncharacterized protein LOC107828678, with the protein MAEKKNTLESVREWVVEHKLRTVGCLWLSGIAGSIAYNWSQPNMKTSVKIIHARLHAQALTLAALAGAAVVEYYDHKSGAKAERVAKFLQPPAPHTHKE; encoded by the exons ATGGCAGAAAAGAAGAACACGTTGGAATCTGTGAGGGAATGGGTGGTGGAACACAAGCTCCGAACAGTTG GGTGCTTATGGCTGAGTGGAATAGCGGGTTCAATTGCTTACAATTGGTCTCAACCCAACATGAAAACCAGCGTTAAGATTATTCATGCCAG GCTGCATGCACAAGCGCTGACTCTTGCTGCGTTAGCGGGCGCTGCAGTCGTCGAGTACTACGACCATAAATCAGGCGCCAAAGCAGAACGTGTTGCCAAGTTTCTCCAACCGCCAGCCCCTCACACGCACAAGGAGTGA
- the LOC107828673 gene encoding UDP-glucuronic acid decarboxylase 4 yields the protein METERKKDMLSKKGLFFKYPMNYVFEEQRMVCLLIGIAISTAAFAVVNSVSSPSLLAGYKIGSDSISDVSVVSTSLIPRRITYEVVGEAYRNINAGGKVPLGLKNKKLRVLVTGGAGFVGSHLVDRLIEREDSVIVVDNFFTGRKENLLHHFRNPKFEMVRHDVVEPILLEVDQIYHLACPASPVHYKYNPVKTIISFIIYFLELS from the exons ATGGAAACTGAACGTAAGAAGGACATGTTGAGCAAGAAAGGGTtattttttaaatacccaatGAATTACGTGTTTGAAGAGCAGCGAATGGTTTGTTTACTAATCGGAATCGCCATTTCAACTGCGGCTTTCGCTGTGGTTAATTCTGTTTCTTCTCCGTCGTTGTTGGCCGGGTACAAGATCGGTAGTGATTCGATTTCGGACGTTTCGGTTGTGTCAACTTCTTTGATTCCTCGTAGAATAACGTACGAGGTGGTCGGTGAAGCTTACCGCAACATTAATGCAG GTGGAAAGGTGCCATTAGGATTGAAGAACAAGAAGTTGAGAGTATTAGTAACAGGTGGAGCTGGTTTTGTTGGGAGCCATTTGGTGGATAGGTTGATAGAGAGAGAGGATAGTGTGATTGTGGTTGACAATTTCTTCACTGGTCGGAAAGAGAATTTGTTGCACcatttcagaaaccctaaattcGAGATGGTTAGACATGATGTGGTGGAGCCAATCTTGCTAGAAGTTGATCAGATTTATCATTTGGCTTGCCCTGCCTCTCCTGTTCATTACAAGTATAATCCTGTCAAGACCATCATATCCTTCATTATATATTTTCTTGAGTTAAGCTGA